In Porphyrobacter sp. LM 6, one DNA window encodes the following:
- a CDS encoding universal stress protein yields the protein MRTFLVIIDESEEATAALRYAARRAVAVGGAVHLLALVPQQNFSAFGAVQATIEAEARDRAEMLAHGVAGNLLAESGIMPTISVKIGQGQKIVTDFLAEHSEVAALVLGAAKGGAPGPLVTHFSAAAGTLPCPLYVIPFDYDEAASDHQA from the coding sequence ATGCGCACTTTTCTGGTCATTATCGACGAGAGCGAGGAGGCTACGGCCGCCCTGCGCTATGCTGCGCGGCGCGCAGTTGCAGTGGGCGGTGCGGTGCATCTGCTGGCGCTGGTGCCGCAGCAGAACTTCTCGGCCTTTGGCGCGGTGCAAGCGACCATCGAGGCCGAAGCCCGCGACCGGGCCGAGATGCTCGCGCATGGCGTTGCCGGTAACCTGCTTGCCGAAAGCGGGATCATGCCGACCATCTCGGTCAAGATCGGTCAGGGCCAGAAGATCGTGACCGATTTCCTTGCCGAGCACAGTGAAGTCGCCGCGCTGGTGCTGGGCGCTGCCAAGGGCGGCGCGCCGGGCCCGCTGGTGACCCATTTCTCGGCCGCAGCGGGAACACTCCCCTGCCCGCTCTACGTCATCCCGTTCGATTACGATGAGGCCGCAAGCGACCACCAGGCTTGA
- a CDS encoding 2-oxo acid dehydrogenase subunit E2, whose product MALDIRMPALSPTMEEGTLAKWLVKVGDTVSSGDVMAEIETDKATMEFEAVDEGVIAEILIEAGTEGVKVGAVIARLAIEGEEAAPAPATPAPAPAAAEDGPAATPTARKLAEQNGIALGSITGTGPKGKITKEDVEAAIAAGGGAATPAPAAAPAAAPAPAPVATSGERIIASPLAKRIAADKGIDLALVKGTGPNGRIVKEDVESFTPGAAASAAPAAAAPAAPAPAAQPAPVAVPTLGGDLDAPYEVQKLNNVRKVIARRLTEAKQTIPHIYLTVDVRLDPLLKLRGELNKSLEADGVKLSVNDLLIKALARALQRVPKCNVSFQGDALFEYSRQDISVAVAAPSGLITPVIRDAGRKGLAQISTEMKELANKARDGKLMPHEYQGGTASLSNLGMFGTKQFDAVINPPQAMILAIGAGEQRPYVVDGALSVATVMSATGSFDHRAIDGADGAQLMQAFQQLVENPMGLVV is encoded by the coding sequence ATGGCCTTGGACATCAGGATGCCGGCGTTGTCGCCCACCATGGAAGAAGGCACGCTCGCAAAGTGGCTGGTGAAAGTCGGGGATACGGTATCCTCGGGCGACGTGATGGCTGAAATCGAAACCGACAAGGCGACGATGGAATTCGAGGCGGTCGATGAAGGCGTGATCGCCGAAATCCTGATCGAAGCCGGGACCGAGGGCGTGAAGGTTGGCGCGGTGATCGCGCGGCTTGCAATCGAAGGCGAAGAGGCGGCTCCGGCGCCTGCCACACCTGCTCCGGCACCGGCGGCAGCCGAAGATGGCCCCGCTGCGACCCCGACCGCGCGCAAGCTCGCCGAACAGAACGGGATTGCGCTGGGCAGCATCACCGGAACCGGCCCCAAGGGGAAGATCACCAAGGAAGACGTCGAGGCCGCGATTGCGGCAGGCGGCGGCGCGGCCACGCCTGCTCCTGCGGCTGCACCTGCAGCGGCACCAGCGCCCGCTCCGGTGGCGACGTCGGGCGAGCGCATTATTGCCTCGCCGCTCGCCAAACGGATCGCGGCGGACAAGGGCATCGATCTCGCTCTGGTCAAGGGCACCGGCCCCAATGGCCGGATCGTCAAGGAAGACGTCGAAAGCTTCACCCCCGGTGCGGCGGCAAGTGCTGCACCCGCTGCTGCTGCCCCGGCAGCCCCGGCACCGGCCGCGCAGCCCGCGCCAGTCGCAGTGCCGACCCTCGGCGGCGATCTCGATGCGCCTTACGAGGTGCAGAAGCTCAACAACGTCCGCAAGGTCATTGCCCGCCGCCTGACCGAAGCCAAACAGACTATCCCGCACATTTACCTCACCGTCGACGTGCGCCTCGATCCACTGCTCAAGCTGCGCGGCGAACTGAACAAGAGTCTCGAGGCGGACGGGGTCAAGCTGTCCGTCAATGATCTGCTGATCAAGGCGCTGGCCCGCGCGCTCCAGCGCGTACCCAAGTGCAATGTCAGCTTCCAGGGCGATGCTCTGTTCGAGTATTCGCGGCAGGATATTTCGGTCGCCGTGGCAGCACCTTCGGGCCTGATCACTCCGGTGATCCGCGATGCGGGCCGCAAGGGTCTGGCGCAGATCAGCACCGAAATGAAGGAGCTCGCCAACAAGGCGCGCGATGGCAAGCTGATGCCGCACGAATATCAGGGCGGCACCGCCTCGCTCTCGAACCTCGGGATGTTCGGCACCAAGCAGTTCGACGCGGTGATCAACCCGCCACAGGCGATGATCCTCGCGATCGGCGCGGGTGAGCAGCGCCCCTATGTGGTCGACGGCGCGCTGTCGGTCGCCACGGTGATGAGCGCCACCGGCAGCTTCGATCACCGCGCAATCGACGGGGCTGACGGCGCGCAGCTGATGCAGGCGTTCCAGCAGCTGGTCGAGAACCCGATGGGGCTGGTGGTTTAA
- a CDS encoding acyl-CoA thioesterase, translating into MPAGELTIRATAMPADTNPYGGVFGGWLMAQMALGAGSLASRVGQSKAVVVSATDFAFPGAMAVGDELSVYCDVIATGTTSLTIAAEAIARERNGEATITVARGTFKFVLIGEDGRPRAVQGIK; encoded by the coding sequence ATGCCCGCGGGCGAACTGACGATCAGGGCCACCGCGATGCCCGCCGATACCAACCCCTATGGCGGGGTGTTCGGCGGGTGGCTGATGGCGCAGATGGCGCTTGGCGCGGGCAGCCTTGCGAGCCGCGTGGGGCAAAGCAAGGCGGTGGTCGTTTCCGCCACGGACTTCGCCTTTCCGGGCGCAATGGCGGTGGGGGACGAGCTTTCCGTCTATTGTGACGTGATCGCTACCGGCACCACCTCGCTCACCATCGCGGCCGAAGCGATTGCGCGCGAACGGAACGGCGAGGCGACCATCACGGTGGCACGCGGCACCTTCAAATTTGTTCTGATCGGCGAGGATGGCCGCCCGCGGGCGGTTCAAGGGATCAAGTAA
- the lpdA gene encoding dihydrolipoyl dehydrogenase — protein sequence MATEYDVIVLGSGPGGYVAAIRCAQLGLKTAIVERENLGGICLNWGCIPTKAMLRSAEIFHYMQHAGDYGLVAKGIEADLAAIVKRSRGVAKQLNQGVTHLMKKNKIAVHMGQGTLTGPTSLTVKGEKGEEQLTAKHIIVATGARARDLPFAPADGKRVWTYRHAMTPAELPAKLLVIGSGAIGIEFASFYNDLGSEVTVVEMLDRIVPVEDEEVSAFLEKSLKKQGITIMTGAGVEAIKVTDKGITATIKDKSGKAASSEFTHVIVAIGIVPNTENIGLEGLADMDRGFIQIDPYGRTKSKGLWAIGDCTPGPWLAHKASHEGVTAAEAIAKELGNKDVHPHPLNRSNIPGCTYCHPQIASVGLTEAKAKQAGYAVKVGNFPFIGNGKAIALGEAEGFIKTVFDAKTGELLGAHMVGAEVTELIQGYTVGKTLETTEAELMQTVFPHPTLSEMMHESVLSAYGRALHF from the coding sequence ATGGCTACTGAATATGACGTGATCGTGCTCGGCTCCGGCCCCGGCGGCTATGTCGCGGCGATCCGCTGCGCGCAGCTCGGGCTCAAGACCGCGATTGTCGAGCGCGAGAACCTTGGTGGCATCTGCCTCAACTGGGGCTGCATCCCGACCAAGGCGATGCTGCGTTCGGCCGAGATATTCCATTACATGCAGCACGCAGGCGATTACGGCCTCGTCGCCAAGGGGATCGAGGCGGACCTCGCGGCCATCGTCAAGCGTAGCCGGGGCGTGGCCAAGCAGCTCAACCAGGGCGTCACGCACCTGATGAAGAAGAACAAGATCGCGGTGCACATGGGGCAGGGCACGCTGACCGGGCCCACCAGTCTGACCGTGAAGGGCGAAAAGGGCGAAGAGCAGCTCACCGCCAAACACATCATCGTCGCCACCGGTGCCCGCGCGCGCGACCTGCCCTTTGCTCCGGCAGACGGCAAGCGCGTGTGGACCTATCGCCACGCCATGACCCCGGCGGAACTCCCGGCCAAGCTGCTGGTAATCGGCTCCGGCGCCATCGGCATCGAGTTCGCGAGCTTCTACAATGACCTCGGCAGCGAAGTGACCGTGGTCGAAATGCTCGACCGGATCGTGCCGGTCGAGGACGAGGAGGTTTCGGCCTTCCTCGAAAAATCGCTCAAGAAGCAGGGCATCACCATCATGACCGGCGCCGGGGTCGAGGCGATCAAGGTGACCGACAAGGGCATTACCGCGACCATCAAGGACAAGAGCGGCAAGGCTGCGAGCAGCGAATTCACCCATGTGATCGTCGCCATCGGCATCGTGCCCAACACCGAGAACATCGGGCTCGAAGGGCTGGCCGATATGGATCGCGGCTTTATCCAGATCGATCCCTATGGCCGCACCAAGTCCAAGGGGCTGTGGGCGATCGGCGACTGTACTCCAGGTCCGTGGCTGGCGCACAAGGCGAGCCATGAGGGTGTTACTGCCGCCGAAGCCATCGCCAAGGAGCTGGGCAACAAGGATGTTCACCCGCACCCCTTGAACCGCAGCAACATTCCGGGCTGCACCTATTGCCACCCGCAGATCGCCTCCGTCGGCTTGACCGAAGCCAAGGCCAAGCAGGCCGGTTACGCGGTCAAGGTCGGCAACTTCCCCTTCATCGGCAACGGCAAGGCGATCGCGCTGGGCGAGGCGGAAGGATTCATCAAGACGGTGTTCGACGCCAAGACCGGCGAACTGCTCGGGGCGCACATGGTCGGCGCGGAAGTGACCGAGCTGATCCAGGGCTACACCGTCGGCAAGACGCTCGAGACCACCGAGGCCGAGCTGATGCAGACCGTCTTCCCGCACCCGACCTTGAGCGAGATGATGCACGAAAGCGTGCTCTCCGCCTACGGCCGCGCGCTGCACTTCTGA
- a CDS encoding class I SAM-dependent methyltransferase, giving the protein MTQGPTETLKGEDWAGEMGERWLASLDQFEGMIAPIGNALLERVGYQPGERVLDLGCGGGATTLAIAEAVGPDGAALGLDIAPMLIARAQARAAAAGSNARFVCADAATATLDEAPFDRLFSRFGSMFFPEPVPAFANLKAMLKPGARIDLAVWAHPRDNHWMMEVMGVVRRHVEIPPAIPRAPGPFAFEDLTYLEEVLAGAGFCDMEVAPYAGVPPVGGPGATPLEATDFVLASMAVGQVLKQQGPQVRDAARTDLLAMFKRHYRPEEGVMLACKAWLVTART; this is encoded by the coding sequence ATGACGCAAGGCCCGACTGAAACGCTGAAGGGTGAGGACTGGGCGGGCGAAATGGGAGAGCGCTGGCTCGCCAGTCTTGACCAGTTCGAAGGGATGATTGCCCCGATCGGCAATGCGCTCTTGGAGCGGGTGGGCTATCAGCCGGGCGAACGAGTGCTCGATCTGGGCTGCGGCGGCGGCGCGACGACACTGGCGATCGCCGAGGCAGTGGGGCCGGACGGTGCGGCGCTTGGTCTAGATATTGCGCCAATGCTGATCGCGCGAGCTCAGGCCCGTGCAGCAGCGGCGGGCAGCAACGCGCGCTTCGTCTGCGCGGACGCGGCGACCGCCACGCTGGACGAGGCGCCGTTCGACCGGCTGTTTTCGCGCTTCGGATCGATGTTCTTTCCCGAACCGGTTCCGGCCTTCGCCAACCTCAAGGCGATGCTGAAGCCTGGCGCGCGGATTGATCTGGCAGTTTGGGCGCACCCGCGCGACAATCATTGGATGATGGAAGTGATGGGCGTGGTGCGCCGCCACGTCGAAATCCCGCCCGCCATTCCGCGTGCGCCCGGCCCGTTTGCCTTCGAGGATCTCACCTATCTCGAAGAGGTTCTGGCTGGTGCGGGCTTCTGCGATATGGAGGTTGCGCCTTACGCGGGCGTGCCGCCTGTGGGCGGACCAGGCGCAACCCCGCTGGAGGCAACCGATTTCGTGCTCGCCTCGATGGCCGTCGGGCAGGTGCTGAAGCAGCAGGGGCCACAGGTTCGCGATGCGGCCCGCACCGATCTGCTCGCCATGTTTAAACGTCACTATCGCCCCGAGGAAGGCGTGATGCTCGCCTGCAAAGCATGGCTGGTGACGGCACGGACGTGA